In bacterium, a genomic segment contains:
- the eda gene encoding bifunctional 4-hydroxy-2-oxoglutarate aldolase/2-dehydro-3-deoxy-phosphogluconate aldolase yields MNDKSKTMLERIARKRIVPVIVLDHEEQAEPLAEALLKAGLDIMEITFRTAAAEGSIKRIAKRFPEILLGAGTVLGADQLKRAADAGASYALAPGLNEIVVNAAAKAGILMFPGVMTPSEVEQALAMNCRILKFFPAEAAGGVTMLKALEGPYAHTGVKFLPTGGIGLNNMRSYLERPSVAAIGGSWIVEKKMIVAKDWGAIEQLTREALALAASVVIR; encoded by the coding sequence ATGAATGATAAAAGCAAAACGATGTTAGAACGTATCGCCCGTAAACGTATTGTCCCGGTGATTGTACTGGATCATGAAGAGCAGGCTGAACCGTTGGCGGAGGCGCTCCTCAAGGCCGGTCTCGATATCATGGAAATCACCTTCCGTACGGCCGCAGCGGAGGGCTCCATCAAGAGGATTGCCAAACGGTTTCCTGAAATTCTGTTGGGTGCGGGGACCGTTCTCGGGGCGGATCAGTTGAAGCGCGCGGCCGATGCCGGTGCCAGCTATGCCTTGGCGCCCGGATTGAATGAAATCGTGGTGAATGCCGCCGCTAAGGCCGGCATCCTGATGTTTCCCGGCGTGATGACACCGTCCGAGGTGGAGCAGGCCTTGGCGATGAACTGCCGTATTCTGAAGTTTTTCCCCGCTGAGGCGGCTGGTGGAGTGACCATGCTGAAGGCGTTGGAAGGTCCCTATGCCCATACCGGTGTTAAGTTTCTACCGACGGGTGGGATTGGCCTCAATAACATGCGTTCCTATCTGGAGCGTCCGTCCGTCGCAGCCATCGGTGGGTCATGGATCGTGGAGAAGAAGATGATTGTGGCTAAGGATTGGGGTGCCATTGAGCAGTTAACCCGTGAGGCCCTGGCGCTCGCGGCATCGGTTGTGATTCGGTAA